Proteins encoded by one window of Bacillus sp. DTU_2020_1000418_1_SI_GHA_SEK_038:
- a CDS encoding PstS family phosphate ABC transporter substrate-binding protein, whose protein sequence is MKSFKYLALSAMIGAVLAFTAACGTAEEGTTNGSQTGSEGNKTEQAGEENKQLQGEIKIDGSSTVFPIMEAVVEEFGIEQPGVKVSVASSGTGGGFKAFIAGTTDFSNASRPIKDEEKAQLEEAGIAYTELKLANDGLSVVVNKDNDWVDHLTVDELKKMWVEDGKARKWSDIREGWPEEEIKFYSPGTDSGTYDYFNEVILEDAPIVEKATLSEDDNVLVQGVVGDKNAIGYFGYAYYAENKDTLKVVPIDGGNGPVEPTNESVESGEYAPLSRPLFTYVKNESVKKEEVYEFVKFTLENGAVLAEDVGYVKLKDEDYKKALETLESLK, encoded by the coding sequence ATGAAAAGCTTTAAGTACTTAGCACTATCAGCAATGATTGGGGCAGTGCTGGCATTCACAGCAGCTTGTGGTACAGCAGAAGAAGGAACAACAAACGGTTCTCAAACTGGATCTGAAGGAAACAAGACAGAACAAGCTGGTGAAGAAAATAAGCAACTTCAAGGTGAAATTAAAATCGATGGTTCTTCTACAGTTTTTCCAATCATGGAAGCTGTTGTTGAAGAGTTTGGTATAGAACAGCCTGGAGTAAAAGTTTCTGTTGCATCCTCTGGGACTGGCGGTGGCTTTAAAGCATTTATCGCTGGAACTACTGACTTCAGTAATGCTTCTCGCCCAATTAAAGATGAAGAAAAAGCTCAACTTGAAGAAGCTGGGATTGCATATACTGAATTAAAATTAGCTAATGATGGTCTTTCAGTTGTGGTTAATAAAGATAATGATTGGGTTGATCATTTAACAGTTGATGAGTTGAAGAAAATGTGGGTAGAAGATGGAAAAGCAAGGAAATGGTCTGATATCCGTGAAGGATGGCCGGAAGAAGAAATTAAGTTTTATTCTCCGGGAACAGATTCTGGAACATATGACTACTTCAATGAAGTGATTTTAGAAGATGCACCAATCGTAGAAAAAGCAACACTTTCAGAAGATGATAATGTTCTTGTGCAAGGGGTTGTTGGGGATAAAAATGCAATTGGCTACTTCGGATATGCTTACTACGCTGAAAACAAAGATACATTGAAAGTAGTACCTATTGATGGCGGGAACGGTCCTGTAGAACCAACAAACGAAAGTGTTGAAAGCGGAGAGTATGCTCCATTATCACGTCCACTTTTCACTTATGTAAAGAACGAATCAGTGAAAAAAGAAGAAGTGTATGAATTTGTAAAATTCACTCTTGAAAATGGTGCTGTTCTTGCAGAAGATGTGGGTTACGTAAAATTAAAAGATGAAGATTATAAAAAGGCGTTAGAAACATTAGAAAGTCTTAAGTAA
- a CDS encoding DUF1189 domain-containing protein: protein MNIFKQLFKSLYSPRDIAMFRFQGIGKTILYVFFLTLISILPSIYYLSSGLIDGVNEVEKSLGSELPPFYIDNGELHSEKEAPVILNKENFTIIFDSTGTVDTKELNNSKNTIAILKNDAYFIAGGQVQSLPYSMFSDLSITNDDLLGILATVNSSLGIIIPLLAAVILIFASGAKFIEVSFLALLGLFVKKMLNRNIQYRHTWRLAAYSVTLPTIFFTIMHSLQTDVPNGVLINWFVAYIMLFLTIKEIPQPKEKK, encoded by the coding sequence ATGAATATTTTTAAACAATTATTTAAAAGCCTTTATTCTCCAAGAGACATTGCTATGTTCCGATTTCAAGGGATTGGAAAAACGATCCTATATGTCTTTTTCCTTACCTTAATTTCTATCCTTCCATCCATATACTATTTAAGTTCTGGATTAATAGATGGAGTTAATGAAGTAGAAAAAAGCCTAGGGTCTGAGCTGCCTCCATTTTATATTGATAATGGAGAACTCCATTCTGAAAAAGAAGCTCCCGTTATCCTCAACAAGGAGAATTTTACAATTATTTTTGATTCGACAGGTACTGTAGACACGAAAGAATTAAATAATAGCAAAAATACGATTGCCATCTTGAAAAATGACGCCTATTTTATCGCTGGCGGGCAGGTTCAATCATTGCCTTACTCTATGTTTAGTGATCTTTCGATTACAAATGATGATTTGCTCGGGATTCTTGCAACTGTAAATTCCTCACTAGGAATCATTATTCCGTTATTAGCTGCTGTCATTCTTATATTTGCAAGCGGGGCGAAATTTATTGAAGTTTCTTTCCTTGCCTTACTTGGTTTGTTTGTGAAAAAAATGCTAAATAGAAATATTCAATACCGCCACACCTGGCGGCTAGCAGCGTATAGCGTCACACTGCCAACTATCTTTTTTACAATTATGCATAGTCTTCAAACGGATGTACCAAATGGAGTGCTTATCAATTGGTTTGTTGCTTATATCATGCTGTTTCTAACCATTAAAGAGATCCCCCAGCCAAAAGAAAAAAAGTAA
- a CDS encoding superoxide dismutase, with protein MAFELPQLPYAYDALEPNIDKETMNIHHTKHHNTYVTNLNNALEGNEELLSKSVEEVIANLDAVPEAARTAVRNNGGGHANHSLFWQVISPNGGGEPTGELADAINGKFGSFDSFKEEFAKAATTRFGSGWAWLAVNNGELEVTSTPNQDSPLMEGKTPILGLDVWEHAYYLKYQNRRPDYIGAFWNVVNWDEVSKRYTAAK; from the coding sequence ATGGCATTTGAATTACCACAATTACCTTATGCTTATGATGCTTTAGAACCAAATATCGACAAAGAAACGATGAATATTCATCACACTAAGCACCATAACACTTACGTAACAAACTTAAATAACGCATTAGAAGGAAATGAAGAGCTTCTTTCTAAATCAGTTGAAGAAGTCATTGCAAACTTAGATGCTGTTCCAGAAGCTGCACGTACAGCAGTGCGCAATAATGGGGGCGGACATGCAAACCACTCTTTATTCTGGCAAGTCATTTCTCCAAATGGCGGCGGCGAGCCAACTGGCGAATTAGCTGACGCTATTAATGGAAAATTCGGAAGCTTTGATAGCTTTAAAGAAGAATTTGCTAAAGCTGCTACGACACGCTTCGGTTCTGGCTGGGCATGGCTTGCAGTAAATAATGGCGAGCTTGAAGTTACAAGCACACCAAATCAAGATTCTCCATTAATGGAAGGCAAAACTCCAATTCTTGGATTAGATGTTTGGGAGCATGCATATTATTTAAAATATCAAAACCGCCGTCCAGACTACATCGGTGCATTCTGGAATGTTGTAAACTGGGATGAGGTTTCAAAGCGCTATACAGCTGCAAAGTAA
- a CDS encoding methyl-accepting chemotaxis protein, producing the protein MGKIQAATRTLLAKITLQSRLLVLILGLLLLTVSSIAYISYGKSKDTAVNLIEQRLIKEVKSIYDLSQNLMLIYVGNEDKFNKKMNQVIKSQDAQLAQDGLSGSFFLINEKGASPFQISKNTKIKFSQSTIDKIMKKQNGLIHQNIEGDHYTISFQSVQELKGIYVIAIPQSQYLKEVNDMAKYIIIAVIISLSITSVIVILLVRNLTSPLLRLREVMKEARNGNLDVQVKANTTTPEITSLIKSFDAMITQMSSLLYKITATTHDLSETGGDLQHISGEVMTENEQLMKAIQIVKLGAEQTASSSDDSIQMFQSMRGSINNIFEHMNEVMNKTQSMNESAHDGELSVGNLIEAFHHLSDEFKNVSATVQHVKEHSASIAEIVTFIQQMAGQTKLLALNAAIEAARAGEAGSGFAVVANEVRKLAEQSSHATEEIKDTIENMELISLKASNEFEDMLVHFQSHLETASVSKKSFDVLMLEIAAVSEMIRHAQGELVGLNDTLPKMEAAAENFVSVSQETFASAEQVVEASHKQMIKVRKNHEAGEKLKELSQSLAKLNAEFRYSQGVQ; encoded by the coding sequence ATGGGGAAGATTCAAGCTGCAACACGAACATTATTGGCAAAAATTACTCTGCAATCAAGACTGCTTGTTCTAATATTAGGTTTACTCCTATTGACAGTTTCATCTATAGCCTATATCTCTTATGGAAAATCAAAGGATACGGCAGTAAATTTAATAGAACAGCGATTGATAAAAGAAGTAAAATCTATTTATGATCTGTCTCAAAATCTTATGCTTATCTATGTAGGCAATGAAGACAAATTTAATAAAAAAATGAATCAAGTGATTAAAAGCCAGGATGCACAGCTTGCACAGGATGGACTAAGTGGGAGCTTTTTCTTGATTAATGAAAAAGGAGCTAGTCCATTCCAAATTAGTAAAAATACGAAGATCAAATTTTCCCAATCCACGATAGATAAAATAATGAAAAAGCAAAACGGGCTCATCCATCAAAATATAGAAGGCGACCATTACACTATTTCATTTCAGTCCGTTCAAGAGCTAAAAGGAATTTATGTCATTGCTATCCCGCAAAGTCAATATTTAAAAGAAGTTAATGACATGGCCAAATACATAATAATTGCCGTCATCATAAGTCTTTCCATTACCTCAGTCATTGTTATTTTATTGGTAAGAAATTTAACAAGCCCATTATTAAGACTGAGAGAGGTTATGAAGGAAGCACGGAATGGAAATTTAGATGTTCAAGTTAAGGCAAACACAACTACACCAGAAATTACATCTCTTATCAAAAGCTTCGATGCGATGATTACACAAATGAGCTCGCTTTTATACAAAATAACGGCTACTACACATGATTTATCAGAAACTGGCGGGGACCTGCAGCATATATCCGGTGAGGTAATGACGGAAAACGAGCAGTTAATGAAGGCTATTCAAATTGTGAAGCTGGGTGCTGAGCAAACAGCCAGCAGTTCAGATGACAGTATCCAAATGTTTCAAAGCATGAGAGGGTCAATCAATAATATTTTTGAACATATGAATGAAGTTATGAATAAAACACAATCGATGAATGAATCGGCTCATGATGGAGAGCTGAGTGTCGGAAATTTAATTGAAGCATTTCATCACTTAAGTGATGAATTCAAAAACGTATCGGCAACCGTTCAGCATGTGAAGGAACACTCAGCATCTATCGCTGAAATTGTTACATTTATCCAGCAGATGGCAGGGCAAACAAAGCTTCTTGCATTAAATGCAGCCATCGAAGCAGCGCGAGCGGGAGAAGCCGGCAGCGGCTTTGCAGTGGTTGCAAACGAAGTACGAAAATTGGCGGAGCAATCTTCACATGCAACAGAAGAAATAAAAGATACAATCGAAAACATGGAACTAATCTCTTTAAAGGCATCGAATGAATTCGAGGACATGCTTGTTCACTTTCAATCCCATCTTGAAACGGCATCGGTCAGCAAGAAATCATTTGATGTGTTAATGCTCGAAATTGCGGCGGTAAGTGAAATGATTCGTCATGCCCAGGGTGAATTAGTTGGGCTGAATGATACACTGCCTAAGATGGAAGCTGCTGCTGAAAACTTTGTCTCTGTCTCGCAGGAAACCTTTGCAAGCGCAGAACAGGTTGTTGAAGCATCTCATAAACAAATGATCAAAGTAAGAAAAAACCATGAAGCTGGGGAAAAGCTGAAGGAACTTTCTCAATCACTAGCCAAGCTGAATGCTGAGTTTCGCTATTCACAAGGTGTACAATAA
- a CDS encoding DUF4190 domain-containing protein yields the protein MADQERDYEDYDLRQANEIGDRNQYGAADYTEETSAEIAAPISLDRGRTNTLSERDNETETAGRGMGIAALVLSIISLFVFPVLFGATGIVLGFVARRRGALSLGSWAIGIGVVSIIVGMFILPFF from the coding sequence ATGGCAGATCAAGAACGTGATTACGAGGATTATGATCTTCGTCAAGCGAATGAAATTGGGGATAGGAACCAATATGGAGCTGCGGACTATACTGAAGAAACCTCTGCTGAGATTGCTGCGCCTATTTCGTTAGACAGGGGAAGAACAAATACATTAAGTGAGAGAGATAATGAAACGGAAACAGCAGGAAGAGGAATGGGGATTGCTGCACTAGTACTTTCCATTATCTCATTGTTCGTATTCCCAGTTTTATTTGGAGCAACAGGTATTGTACTTGGATTCGTTGCCCGTCGCAGGGGAGCTTTAAGTTTAGGGAGCTGGGCAATTGGAATCGGAGTAGTATCGATAATTGTTGGGATGTTTATCCTTCCATTTTTTTAA
- a CDS encoding penicillin-binding protein 2, which produces MNKKKKKKKSHVPVRLNILFFIVFVLFSVLVLRLGIVQIVYGDDYRREIERTEDVTVNNPVPRGKMFDRTGKVIVDNTPQNAITYTNRGAKQAEMLEVAERLAKLIEKDTDKVQERDKKDYWILNNKDRADEKVSEKEIDKLKEKFEGKELDKEIYRLKVARVTEEELNELTEKDLEILAIYRDFTSGYALTPQIVKNKDVTPEEFAVVSENLQLLPGVDTTTDWERAYAFGSTLKSVLGKITDSDEGLPAEQLDYYLARDYSRNDRVGKSYIEMQYEDVLHGQKAKVKNVTDKAGNVLETIPITEGKRGMDLVLSIDMDLQVAIEKIIEEELKAAKAKGGTALLDRAYVVLMDPHTGEIMTMAGKRIVKNEETGKSVMQDDALGNITTSYNVGSTIKGATILTGYKTGVIKPNTSFYDSPILISRTPPKRSWKNLGTMNDINALKYSSNVYMFHTAIRIGEGTYIPNAPLPLKLDKGFATFRDSFAQFGLGVRTGIDLPNETIGFKGYYGNVPGLLLDLSIGQFDTYSNMQLAQYISTIANGGNRMEPHIVKEIREPLLENNELGPIVQEIQPKVLNHVDAEPEWFDRVQLGFKKVFQEPGGTAYGYFGGKSYNPAGKTGTAEAFYDGPERKKFGKEPPEVINLSLAGYAPEDNPEIAMAVMVPWAYQGGRGHSANLVIGQRVMDTYFELKKQRQMGNNVEHATQDNENSMEETEGEETE; this is translated from the coding sequence TTGAATAAAAAGAAAAAGAAGAAAAAATCACATGTTCCCGTCAGGCTGAACATTTTATTTTTTATTGTATTTGTATTATTTTCAGTGCTAGTCCTTCGGTTGGGCATTGTGCAAATTGTGTATGGCGATGATTATAGGCGAGAAATTGAACGGACAGAGGATGTTACGGTCAATAATCCAGTACCGAGAGGGAAGATGTTTGATCGGACAGGAAAGGTTATTGTAGATAACACTCCACAAAATGCAATAACTTATACAAATCGCGGAGCAAAGCAGGCTGAGATGCTAGAAGTGGCAGAAAGGCTTGCAAAACTAATCGAAAAAGATACCGATAAGGTACAAGAGAGAGATAAAAAAGATTATTGGATCCTGAATAATAAAGACCGTGCTGATGAAAAGGTTTCAGAAAAGGAAATTGATAAATTAAAAGAAAAATTTGAAGGCAAAGAACTTGATAAAGAGATTTATCGTCTAAAGGTTGCTCGTGTTACAGAGGAAGAGTTAAACGAACTCACTGAGAAAGATTTAGAGATTCTTGCCATCTATCGTGATTTTACAAGCGGCTATGCGCTGACGCCGCAAATTGTTAAAAACAAAGATGTTACACCAGAGGAGTTTGCTGTTGTCAGTGAAAATCTTCAGCTTCTCCCAGGGGTTGACACTACAACGGATTGGGAGAGAGCTTATGCTTTTGGTTCAACCTTGAAGTCGGTCCTTGGAAAAATAACGGATTCAGATGAAGGCTTGCCTGCTGAGCAGCTCGATTATTATTTAGCAAGAGATTATAGCCGTAATGATCGTGTAGGAAAAAGCTATATTGAAATGCAATATGAAGATGTGCTGCACGGTCAAAAGGCTAAGGTGAAAAATGTTACTGATAAGGCAGGGAATGTCCTGGAAACAATCCCAATTACCGAAGGCAAAAGAGGGATGGATCTCGTTCTAAGCATTGATATGGATCTTCAAGTCGCAATAGAAAAGATCATCGAAGAAGAATTGAAGGCAGCGAAAGCAAAGGGCGGAACTGCTTTGCTTGATAGGGCTTATGTGGTTTTAATGGATCCGCATACAGGTGAAATTATGACCATGGCAGGAAAGAGAATTGTAAAGAATGAAGAAACGGGCAAAAGCGTAATGCAGGATGATGCACTAGGTAATATAACAACGAGTTATAACGTTGGCTCGACCATTAAGGGGGCAACTATCCTTACAGGCTATAAAACAGGTGTTATTAAGCCTAATACATCTTTTTATGATTCTCCCATACTAATTAGCAGAACCCCACCAAAGAGATCGTGGAAAAACCTTGGTACGATGAATGATATTAATGCACTTAAGTATTCCTCGAACGTTTATATGTTTCATACCGCCATCAGGATTGGTGAAGGGACCTACATTCCTAATGCACCACTTCCGTTAAAACTAGACAAGGGATTTGCAACGTTTAGGGATTCCTTTGCTCAATTTGGTTTAGGAGTTCGAACAGGGATTGATTTACCAAATGAGACAATAGGCTTTAAAGGTTATTACGGAAATGTTCCAGGACTTTTACTTGACTTATCTATCGGTCAGTTTGATACGTACTCCAATATGCAATTAGCTCAATATATTTCTACCATTGCTAATGGAGGAAATCGAATGGAACCTCATATTGTAAAGGAAATTCGTGAGCCACTGCTGGAAAATAATGAGCTGGGGCCGATAGTCCAAGAAATTCAGCCTAAGGTTCTTAATCATGTAGATGCTGAACCAGAATGGTTTGATCGTGTCCAACTCGGCTTCAAAAAAGTTTTTCAAGAGCCGGGCGGAACTGCCTACGGTTATTTCGGCGGGAAAAGTTATAATCCGGCCGGTAAGACCGGTACAGCGGAGGCATTCTATGACGGACCTGAACGCAAAAAGTTTGGTAAAGAACCGCCAGAAGTAATAAACTTAAGTCTTGCAGGATATGCACCTGAAGACAATCCTGAAATTGCAATGGCTGTTATGGTTCCATGGGCATACCAAGGAGGCCGAGGCCATTCTGCCAATTTAGTCATCGGTCAAAGAGTCATGGACACATATTTTGAATTAAAGAAACAGCGGCAAATGGGTAATAATGTCGAGCATGCCACTCAAGATAATGAAAATAGTATGGAAGAAACAGAAGGAGAAGAAACTGAATAA
- a CDS encoding MFS transporter: protein MSKVKKLIGEVELTKDLGLLLIIGGLYSLSVALSNTFVNIYLWKQSGDFKDLGLYNLTVVVIQPLTFILAGRWAKKVDRVIVLRIGVIFLAAFYLSVLIIGTQASKFLLLLGTLLGIGYGFYWLAFNVLTFEITEPENRDFFNGFLGILSSVGGMIGPIAAGLVISKLEKFTGYTIIFGTSLALFSLAVFLSFFIKRRPAKGKYYFRRILAERKNNKNWQLITNAHFFQGLREGTFAFVISVFVFISTGSELALGTYGLVNSGVSFIAYYFVSRLLKKQYRKRAILVGGLILYLAIFLIIFDISYSKLLFYAATIAIAYPLLLVPYISMTYDVIGKGWKAAEMRIEYIVVREIFVNLGRVFSILCFLGAVTFFNEEKSIPILLLFLGAGHSIIYIFVRKIQLQSA from the coding sequence ATGAGTAAGGTTAAAAAATTGATCGGTGAAGTTGAATTAACGAAAGATTTAGGGTTACTGCTTATTATCGGGGGTCTATATTCATTAAGTGTGGCCCTGTCAAATACGTTTGTGAATATTTATCTTTGGAAGCAGTCAGGTGATTTTAAAGATTTAGGGTTGTATAATCTTACCGTTGTTGTCATTCAGCCGTTAACGTTTATTTTGGCAGGCAGGTGGGCAAAGAAAGTAGATCGCGTAATTGTCCTCCGAATTGGCGTTATTTTTCTTGCCGCCTTCTATTTATCTGTATTAATAATAGGGACACAAGCATCAAAATTTTTGCTGCTTCTCGGTACCTTGCTTGGCATAGGATATGGTTTTTATTGGCTTGCATTTAATGTTTTAACATTTGAAATCACCGAACCGGAAAATCGGGATTTTTTTAATGGCTTTCTGGGGATTTTATCTTCTGTAGGAGGGATGATTGGTCCGATAGCCGCGGGCTTAGTCATTTCTAAGTTAGAAAAATTCACAGGTTATACAATCATCTTTGGGACATCTTTAGCGTTATTTTCTTTGGCCGTGTTTTTAAGCTTTTTCATAAAAAGACGGCCGGCAAAAGGAAAGTATTATTTTAGAAGAATATTAGCAGAGCGAAAAAATAATAAGAATTGGCAGCTAATCACTAATGCTCACTTCTTTCAAGGGCTGCGTGAAGGGACATTTGCATTTGTCATATCTGTTTTTGTTTTTATTTCAACAGGCAGTGAACTTGCCTTAGGGACATATGGACTAGTCAACTCAGGAGTTTCCTTTATCGCATACTATTTCGTTTCCAGGCTCCTAAAAAAGCAGTATCGGAAAAGGGCTATCTTGGTTGGAGGTTTAATATTATATTTGGCGATATTCCTGATTATCTTTGATATCAGCTACTCTAAACTGCTCTTCTATGCAGCCACAATTGCGATAGCTTATCCTCTTCTGCTCGTCCCCTATATATCCATGACATATGATGTAATAGGAAAAGGGTGGAAGGCTGCTGAAATGAGAATCGAATATATTGTCGTAAGGGAAATTTTTGTGAATTTGGGCAGGGTATTTTCAATCCTGTGCTTCCTGGGAGCTGTCACCTTTTTTAACGAGGAAAAAAGCATTCCTATCCTTCTGCTTTTCCTTGGCGCTGGTCACTCCATAATCTATATCTTCGTCAGAAAGATACAGCTTCAATCTGCGTAA
- the ispG gene encoding flavodoxin-dependent (E)-4-hydroxy-3-methylbut-2-enyl-diphosphate synthase, with translation MDSKNVLLRTVNRRSESPLSEIIHRTKTRPVKVGPLTIGGSNELFIQSMTTTKTHDVEATVAEIKRLEEAGCQIVRVACPDERAANAIADIKKQINIPLVVDIHFDYKLALKAIEGGADKIRINPGNIGKREKVEAVVKAAKEKGIPIRIGVNAGSLEKKILEKYGYPTADGMVESALHHIKILEDLDFHDIIVSMKASDVNLAIEAYEKAAKAFDYPLHLGITESGTLFAGTVKSAAGLGVILNKGIGNTLRISLSADPVEEVKVARELLKVFALSSNAATLISCPTCGRIEIDLISIANEVEEYIQKIKAPIKVAVLGCAVNGPGEAREADIGIAGARGEGLLFRKGEIVRKVPEETMVDELKIEIDKIAAEYFAKQEEEKKNAETVK, from the coding sequence ATGGATTCAAAAAATGTATTATTAAGAACTGTTAATAGAAGGAGCGAATCTCCATTGAGTGAAATCATACATCGTACAAAAACACGTCCAGTTAAGGTTGGACCATTAACGATTGGCGGCAGTAACGAACTGTTTATCCAAAGTATGACGACAACTAAAACACATGATGTCGAGGCTACTGTAGCTGAAATAAAACGTTTAGAAGAGGCTGGCTGTCAAATCGTACGCGTAGCATGTCCGGACGAAAGAGCTGCTAACGCGATTGCAGATATTAAAAAACAAATTAATATTCCGCTCGTTGTCGATATTCATTTTGACTATAAGCTTGCTCTGAAAGCCATTGAAGGCGGAGCAGATAAAATAAGAATCAATCCAGGGAATATCGGAAAGCGTGAGAAAGTAGAGGCGGTTGTAAAGGCAGCAAAAGAAAAAGGGATCCCTATCCGCATCGGGGTCAATGCAGGTTCATTGGAGAAAAAGATTTTAGAAAAATACGGTTATCCAACTGCGGATGGAATGGTTGAAAGTGCCCTTCACCATATTAAAATTCTTGAAGATCTCGATTTCCACGATATTATCGTTTCGATGAAAGCATCTGATGTTAATTTAGCAATTGAAGCATATGAAAAAGCTGCAAAAGCATTTGATTATCCTCTGCATCTTGGAATTACAGAATCAGGCACCCTTTTTGCGGGAACTGTGAAAAGTGCAGCAGGTCTTGGGGTTATTCTTAATAAAGGAATTGGAAACACACTTCGAATTTCTTTAAGTGCGGACCCTGTTGAAGAAGTAAAGGTAGCACGTGAATTATTAAAGGTGTTTGCACTTTCTTCTAATGCTGCAACATTAATTTCCTGTCCGACATGCGGCAGAATTGAAATTGATTTAATCAGCATAGCTAATGAAGTAGAGGAATATATCCAGAAAATCAAAGCACCGATTAAAGTGGCTGTCCTTGGATGCGCAGTTAATGGACCTGGAGAAGCGCGTGAGGCAGATATCGGTATTGCCGGTGCAAGAGGAGAAGGTCTCTTATTCCGTAAAGGGGAAATTGTTCGAAAAGTTCCTGAAGAGACGATGGTCGATGAATTAAAAATTGAAATTGACAAGATTGCGGCAGAGTACTTCGCTAAACAAGAAGAAGAAAAAAAGAATGCTGAAACAGTAAAGTAA
- a CDS encoding Na/Pi cotransporter family protein, which produces MLFEFLGGLGIFLFGLKYMGDGLQKSAGDRLRDLLDRFTTNPVMGVLTGILVTIAIQSSSATTVITVGLVSAGFMTLRQAIGVIMGANIGTTVTAFIIGIDVGAYALPIIAAGAILLFFFKNKKVHNFGQIVFGFGALFYGLELMSAGMKPLRALESFHELTVNLSANPILGVIVGTVFTVIVQSSSATIGILQGLFSENLVDLKAALPVLFGDNIGTTITAVLASIGASVAAKRAAAVHVLFNLIGTTIFLLLLKPFTLLIGNIQAGMGLNPEMTIAFAHGIFNASNTILQLPFVAVLAFIVTKLIPGEDSVIEYKAKHLDPVFIEQSPSIALGQAKEEVLRMGHFSIKGLEETHEYLKTKLQKHSDNAMQIEDALNNLDRKITDYLVELSTSSLSEHESEEHTMLMDAVRDIERVGDHYENIIELIEYQLANKVLISDSAMADLDDMFMLTISTVSEALEALDHNDKEAALHVVQKEEEIDKMERKLRKQHILRLNEGQCSAQAGIVYVDIVSNLERIGDHAVNIAEAILGEDD; this is translated from the coding sequence ATGCTTTTTGAATTTTTAGGTGGCCTGGGAATTTTTTTATTTGGTCTTAAATATATGGGTGACGGTCTGCAGAAATCGGCAGGCGATCGACTTAGAGACTTATTAGATCGATTCACCACCAACCCTGTTATGGGTGTACTAACAGGAATTCTTGTTACTATTGCAATACAGAGCAGTTCAGCAACAACAGTTATTACCGTTGGTTTAGTTAGCGCTGGTTTTATGACGTTGCGTCAAGCAATCGGAGTCATTATGGGTGCGAATATAGGGACCACGGTTACCGCGTTTATCATTGGAATTGATGTTGGAGCATATGCCTTACCAATTATTGCTGCTGGTGCAATATTACTATTCTTCTTTAAAAATAAAAAGGTCCATAATTTTGGACAAATCGTTTTTGGATTCGGTGCTTTATTCTATGGATTAGAACTAATGAGTGCAGGAATGAAGCCTCTTAGAGCTCTAGAATCTTTTCATGAATTAACAGTTAATTTAAGTGCAAATCCGATTTTAGGAGTAATTGTAGGAACTGTGTTTACAGTGATTGTACAAAGCTCCAGCGCAACCATTGGGATTTTGCAGGGATTATTTTCAGAAAACCTTGTTGATTTAAAAGCTGCTCTGCCAGTCCTGTTTGGAGATAATATTGGAACGACTATCACTGCTGTATTAGCTTCCATTGGAGCTTCTGTTGCAGCAAAAAGAGCTGCAGCTGTCCATGTATTATTTAATTTAATCGGGACAACTATATTTTTATTATTATTAAAGCCATTTACTTTATTAATAGGAAATATACAAGCCGGAATGGGATTGAACCCAGAAATGACTATCGCTTTTGCACATGGGATCTTCAATGCTTCCAATACAATTTTGCAGCTGCCATTTGTTGCTGTACTAGCTTTTATTGTGACGAAATTAATTCCTGGAGAGGACTCAGTCATTGAATATAAAGCAAAACACTTGGATCCAGTTTTTATAGAGCAATCCCCTTCTATTGCATTAGGTCAAGCAAAAGAGGAAGTTTTGCGCATGGGTCATTTCTCTATTAAAGGTTTAGAAGAAACACATGAATATTTAAAAACAAAGCTTCAAAAGCATTCCGATAATGCAATGCAAATTGAAGATGCGCTAAATAATTTGGATCGGAAAATTACTGATTATTTAGTAGAGCTATCGACAAGCTCATTATCCGAACATGAATCAGAAGAGCATACAATGCTCATGGATGCAGTAAGGGATATTGAGCGGGTTGGTGATCATTATGAGAATATTATTGAGCTTATTGAATATCAATTAGCTAATAAAGTCTTAATTTCCGATTCAGCAATGGCTGATTTGGACGATATGTTTATGCTAACTATTTCGACTGTTTCAGAAGCTTTAGAAGCCTTGGATCATAATGATAAAGAAGCAGCCTTGCATGTTGTACAAAAAGAAGAAGAAATTGATAAGATGGAAAGAAAGCTTCGTAAACAGCATATTCTTCGCTTGAATGAGGGTCAGTGCTCAGCTCAAGCTGGTATCGTATATGTTGATATTGTAAGTAATTTAGAGAGAATTGGCGATCATGCAGTGAATATTGCAGAAGCGATTTTAGGAGAAGATGATTAA